One genomic segment of Rivularia sp. PCC 7116 includes these proteins:
- a CDS encoding glycogen/starch/alpha-glucan phosphorylase, with protein sequence MTSSSSEQKYNRLASEDVSVPSTAKVRVEDDRTGMSEETLKRAIADSLYYVQGKGEYFATPHDYYMAVAHSVRDRILQRRIQTAKTHSENGVKTVYYLSAEFLMGRYTGNSLINLGLYEKIKTVLQESGLELDDLLEQEHEPGLGNGGLGRLAACYLDSLATLEIPAVGYGIRYEFGIFEQVIRNGWQIENPDKWLSFGNAWELPLPEYRVEVKFGGHTEVYNDRSGRFQVRWVPQQKISGVPYDTPVPGYGVDTVNILRLWKAEATHEFDLQAFNAGDYIGAVGSQMFSENISKVLYPNDDTMQGKELRLQQQYFFVSCSLQDILRRHHRIFNTLDNLNEKAAIQLNDTHPSVGIAELMRLLIDEHQMSWDKAWNITKNTFAYTNHTLLPEALERWPVELFGRLLPRHLEIIYEINFRFLSEVRRRFPGDLERISRLSLIEEGGEKKVRMAHLACVGSYKINGVAALHTELLKKDVLHDFYELFPEKFINKTNGVTPRRWLLMGNPRLSRLITDKIGTGWIKNLDELRKLEKFLDDKEFKKTWREIKQANKEDLAKLINKSTGITVDTNSLFDVQVKRLHEYKRQLLNAFHIITLYNRIKKNPSADIQPRTFIFAGKAAPGYFIAKLIIKLINAVGSVVNNDTDVAGRLKVAFIPNYNVSSSQFIYAGAELSEQISTAGKEASGTGNMKFALNGSLTIGTLDGANVEIREEVGAENFFLCGLTTPEVYDLKAKGYNPRKYYESNPDLKEVIDLIICGHFSDGDRNLFKPLLDSLFNQDRFMLFADYQSYIDTQDRVSQAYQDTEEWTKMSIINSARMGKFSSDRSIWEYCQEIWNIEPCEIKLEEYSTDKAGLKIS encoded by the coding sequence ATGACAAGTAGTTCATCCGAGCAAAAATATAATAGGTTAGCGTCGGAAGATGTTTCTGTACCTAGCACGGCTAAAGTTAGGGTAGAAGACGATCGTACTGGTATGAGTGAGGAAACACTCAAGCGTGCCATTGCCGATAGTCTCTATTACGTTCAAGGCAAGGGCGAGTATTTTGCTACTCCCCACGATTACTATATGGCTGTTGCTCATAGCGTTCGCGATCGCATTCTGCAAAGAAGGATTCAAACAGCCAAAACTCATTCTGAGAACGGTGTAAAAACTGTTTATTACCTTTCGGCTGAGTTTTTGATGGGACGCTATACGGGTAATAGTTTAATTAATCTTGGTCTTTACGAAAAAATAAAAACTGTTCTTCAAGAATCGGGCTTAGAATTAGACGATTTATTGGAGCAAGAACACGAGCCGGGATTAGGTAACGGCGGTTTGGGAAGACTTGCGGCTTGCTATCTGGATTCTTTAGCAACCCTGGAAATTCCTGCGGTGGGTTATGGAATTCGTTACGAATTTGGGATTTTCGAGCAAGTTATTCGTAACGGCTGGCAAATCGAAAACCCTGATAAATGGTTGAGTTTTGGTAATGCTTGGGAACTTCCACTTCCGGAATATCGTGTAGAAGTAAAATTTGGCGGTCATACTGAAGTATATAACGATAGAAGCGGACGCTTTCAAGTACGCTGGGTACCGCAACAAAAAATATCAGGAGTTCCTTACGATACCCCCGTGCCCGGTTACGGTGTCGATACGGTAAATATTCTACGGTTGTGGAAAGCAGAAGCAACTCATGAATTTGACTTACAGGCATTTAATGCTGGTGATTACATCGGCGCGGTAGGTAGTCAAATGTTCTCGGAGAATATCTCAAAAGTTCTCTACCCTAACGACGATACAATGCAGGGTAAAGAATTACGCTTGCAGCAGCAATATTTCTTTGTTTCTTGTTCTTTGCAAGATATTCTGCGCCGACATCACAGAATTTTTAACACTCTAGATAATTTGAATGAAAAAGCTGCAATTCAGCTTAATGATACCCATCCTTCAGTTGGTATCGCTGAATTAATGCGTCTGTTAATTGACGAGCATCAAATGTCTTGGGATAAAGCATGGAATATTACTAAAAATACCTTTGCTTATACCAACCATACCTTGTTGCCAGAAGCTTTAGAACGCTGGCCGGTGGAATTGTTTGGTAGATTATTGCCTAGACATTTAGAAATCATCTACGAAATCAACTTCCGCTTTTTGAGTGAAGTTAGAAGACGTTTTCCTGGAGATTTAGAACGCATTTCTCGACTATCTTTGATTGAAGAAGGTGGCGAAAAGAAAGTCCGCATGGCACATTTAGCTTGCGTGGGTAGTTATAAAATCAATGGTGTAGCAGCGCTGCATACCGAATTGCTCAAAAAAGACGTGCTTCACGACTTTTACGAGTTATTCCCAGAGAAGTTTATCAACAAAACAAACGGTGTAACTCCTCGTCGCTGGTTATTAATGGGTAATCCTCGACTATCTCGTCTAATTACTGACAAAATTGGTACGGGATGGATTAAAAATCTTGATGAACTCAGAAAATTAGAAAAATTCTTGGATGACAAAGAGTTCAAAAAAACTTGGCGCGAAATTAAACAAGCAAACAAAGAAGATTTAGCAAAGCTAATCAACAAGTCTACCGGAATTACAGTAGATACTAATTCCTTGTTTGACGTACAGGTAAAACGACTGCACGAATACAAGCGTCAGTTACTCAACGCTTTTCATATCATTACCCTCTACAACCGCATCAAGAAAAATCCGAGCGCTGATATCCAACCTCGGACATTTATTTTTGCAGGTAAAGCAGCTCCGGGCTACTTCATAGCTAAATTGATTATTAAATTAATCAATGCCGTTGGTAGTGTCGTTAATAATGACACTGATGTGGCAGGGCGTTTAAAAGTCGCCTTCATACCAAATTACAACGTATCCTCTAGTCAATTTATCTACGCAGGTGCGGAACTTTCCGAACAAATTTCCACAGCAGGGAAAGAAGCTTCCGGAACTGGTAATATGAAATTTGCTCTCAACGGTTCTTTGACAATTGGAACTCTTGACGGTGCAAACGTTGAAATCCGTGAAGAAGTCGGTGCTGAAAACTTTTTCTTATGCGGCTTAACCACCCCAGAAGTTTACGACTTAAAAGCCAAAGGATATAACCCCAGAAAATACTACGAATCCAATCCCGATTTGAAAGAAGTCATCGACTTAATCATCTGCGGACACTTCTCCGACGGGGATCGCAATTTATTCAAACCTCTTTTGGACTCGCTGTTTAACCAAGACAGGTTTATGTTATTTGCCGATTACCAATCCTACATTGATACCCAGGATCGAGTTTCCCAAGCTTATCAAGATACAGAAGAGTGGACTAAGATGTCCATAATCAACTCCGCACGCATGGGTAAATTTTCTTCAGACAGGTCAATTTGGGAGTATTGTCAAGAAATTTGGAACATAGAACCCTGTGAAATCAAACTCGAGGAATATTCAACTGATAAAGCAGGATTGAAAATATCGTAG
- a CDS encoding phosphoketolase codes for MTVSTLPNTKPLQDDELRKINAYWNAANYLSVGQIYLLDNALLKQPLKLEHVKPRLLGHWGTTPGLNFIYVHLNRVIKRDDLSMIYIAGPGHGGPGLVANTYLEGTYSEYYPNISQDSEGMQKLFKQFSFPGGIPSHVAPETPGSIHEGGELGYSVSHAYGAAFDNPDLIVACVVGDGEAETGSLAASWHSNKFLNPIHDGAVLPILHLNGYKIANPTLLARMSHEELQKLFEGYGYKPYFVEGSEPEAMHQLMAATLDTALHEIREIQEDARQNGFKQRPQWPMIILRSPKGWTGPKEVDGKKTEDYWRSHQVPLSNMTAEPAHVKLLEEWMKSYKPEELFDENGQLIAELAELAPQGNRRMGDNPHANGGILLRELKMPDFRNYAVEVEPGNTIAEATRVMGKLLRDVMKLNLDTKNFRLFGPDETASNRLADVLDITSRTWVAETLEYDDNLAADGRVMEILSEHTCQGWLEGYLLTGRHGLFSCYEAFIHIIDSMFNQHAKWLKTTRDISWRRPIPSLTYLLTSHVWRQDHNGFSHQDPGFIDHVVNKKAEVVRVYLPPDANCLLSVTDHCLRSRHYVNVIVAGKQPALQYLNMDEAIKHCTTGVGIWGWASNDQGHEPDVVMACAGDIPTLETLAAVDILRDHFPELKIRVVNVVDLMTLQPENEHPHGLSDKDFDSIFTTDKPIIFAFHGYPWLIHRLTYRRTNHKNLHVRGYKEEGTTTTPFDMVVMNDLDRFNLADDAIDRVPHLGYKAAHVKQMLHEKLIEHKQYVREHGEDMPEIRDWKWEY; via the coding sequence ATGACTGTTTCTACTCTTCCTAACACCAAACCATTGCAGGATGACGAATTACGAAAGATTAACGCCTATTGGAATGCGGCGAATTATCTTTCGGTGGGACAAATATATTTATTAGATAATGCTTTACTCAAACAACCACTGAAATTAGAACACGTTAAGCCCAGACTTTTAGGGCATTGGGGAACTACTCCTGGTTTGAATTTTATTTACGTTCATCTCAATCGAGTAATTAAAAGAGATGATTTAAGTATGATTTATATCGCAGGTCCCGGACATGGTGGCCCTGGTTTGGTTGCTAATACCTATCTTGAAGGAACTTACAGCGAATATTATCCGAATATTTCTCAAGATAGCGAGGGAATGCAAAAACTATTCAAACAGTTTTCTTTCCCTGGTGGCATTCCCTCTCACGTAGCGCCGGAAACTCCCGGTTCCATCCATGAAGGTGGCGAACTCGGTTATTCTGTTTCTCACGCTTACGGTGCGGCTTTTGATAATCCCGATTTGATTGTGGCTTGCGTTGTTGGTGATGGTGAGGCAGAAACCGGTTCTTTAGCAGCAAGCTGGCATTCTAACAAGTTTCTCAATCCCATTCATGATGGTGCAGTGCTGCCGATTTTACACCTCAACGGTTATAAAATTGCCAACCCCACCCTATTAGCTCGGATGAGTCATGAGGAACTGCAAAAATTATTTGAAGGTTACGGTTACAAACCTTATTTTGTAGAAGGTTCCGAACCAGAAGCCATGCATCAATTAATGGCAGCAACCTTGGATACAGCTTTGCATGAAATCCGCGAAATTCAAGAAGATGCGCGTCAAAATGGCTTTAAGCAGCGTCCGCAATGGCCGATGATTATTCTTAGGAGTCCTAAAGGCTGGACTGGACCAAAAGAAGTTGATGGGAAAAAGACTGAAGATTACTGGCGATCGCACCAAGTACCGCTATCAAATATGACAGCAGAACCCGCTCACGTGAAGTTGCTAGAAGAGTGGATGAAGAGCTATAAGCCAGAAGAATTATTTGATGAAAATGGTCAATTGATTGCCGAATTAGCCGAACTTGCACCTCAAGGGAATCGGCGCATGGGCGACAATCCCCATGCTAACGGCGGTATTTTGCTGCGAGAATTGAAAATGCCCGACTTTCGTAACTATGCCGTAGAAGTGGAACCGGGAAATACCATCGCCGAAGCAACCCGCGTTATGGGTAAATTGCTGCGAGATGTGATGAAACTTAATCTCGACACCAAAAACTTCCGTTTATTTGGGCCAGATGAAACAGCATCCAACCGACTTGCTGACGTATTAGATATTACTTCTAGAACTTGGGTTGCAGAAACTTTAGAATACGACGATAACCTAGCCGCAGATGGTCGGGTGATGGAAATACTCAGCGAACATACCTGTCAGGGCTGGTTAGAAGGATACTTGCTTACAGGTCGTCACGGATTATTTTCCTGCTACGAAGCATTTATTCATATTATCGACTCCATGTTCAACCAGCACGCAAAATGGTTGAAAACAACTCGTGATATTTCCTGGCGCAGACCAATTCCTTCCTTAACTTATTTATTAACATCTCACGTATGGCGACAAGACCACAACGGCTTTAGCCATCAAGATCCCGGCTTCATCGACCACGTTGTGAATAAAAAAGCCGAAGTGGTGAGAGTATATTTACCACCCGATGCCAATTGTTTGCTATCCGTAACAGACCATTGCTTGAGAAGTCGTCATTACGTTAACGTAATCGTAGCGGGCAAACAACCGGCGTTGCAGTATCTAAATATGGATGAAGCAATCAAGCATTGCACTACAGGTGTTGGTATTTGGGGTTGGGCTTCTAACGACCAAGGACACGAACCAGATGTAGTAATGGCTTGCGCTGGAGACATTCCCACCTTAGAAACCTTAGCGGCGGTAGATATATTGCGGGATCATTTTCCAGAACTAAAAATCAGGGTAGTCAACGTAGTAGACTTAATGACCTTACAGCCAGAAAACGAGCATCCCCACGGTTTAAGCGATAAAGACTTCGACAGCATCTTCACCACCGACAAACCAATAATTTTTGCCTTTCATGGTTATCCCTGGTTGATTCACCGTTTAACGTATCGTCGCACAAATCACAAAAACCTCCACGTCCGAGGTTACAAAGAAGAAGGAACTACAACCACACCTTTTGATATGGTGGTCATGAATGATTTAGACCGCTTTAACTTAGCAGATGATGCCATTGACAGAGTTCCTCATCTAGGATATAAGGCGGCTCACGTCAAGCAAATGTTGCACGAAAAACTAATCGAACACAAGCAATACGTCCGCGAACACGGCGAAGATATGCCCGAAATTCGCGATTGGAAGTGGGAATATTAA